Proteins co-encoded in one uncultured Methanomethylovorans sp. genomic window:
- a CDS encoding DUF4041 domain-containing protein, with protein sequence MAGEVVLFLIAAAFAVLYLKQRSKYNKAFEKYKGIEDVEAEIEKTKKELQKAQKTQEDTNNKLAAQNKQLSEEYSKKKSTYDQLLKETSALEEDLEFISYGLYKPHFDFNTSEAYEQRIFAVQELQKMMLKDKTAAMCSQSWTVEGSKQKGEQMVARNTKLMLRAFNGESDAAIMKVKWNNVQKMEERIKKAFEAINKLGEPTKIRITDKYLQMKLDELHLAYEYQEKLYQEREEQRQIREQMREEEKALREAEKAKKDAEQEEVRWQKALDEAKKQTEIATGEELSELNIKIADLQQQLQEAHEKKERALSMAQQTKRGHVYVISNIGSFGEDVYKIGMTRRLEPLDRVRELGDASVPFEFDVHAIIFSDNAPELENKLHRLFDDRRLNMVNYKKEFFNVGIEEIESAVKEMHGTFEFTMIAEAKQYRESVAIKEAKVNGNNPVPLVENKLPASI encoded by the coding sequence ATGGCTGGAGAAGTAGTTTTATTTTTAATTGCAGCGGCATTTGCAGTTCTGTATCTGAAGCAGAGATCAAAATACAATAAAGCATTTGAAAAATACAAAGGAATAGAAGATGTAGAAGCTGAGATAGAGAAAACAAAAAAAGAACTTCAAAAGGCTCAGAAGACACAGGAAGATACCAATAATAAATTAGCTGCACAGAACAAACAGCTCTCCGAAGAATATTCTAAAAAGAAATCCACTTATGACCAGCTCTTAAAAGAAACCAGTGCTTTGGAAGAAGACTTGGAGTTCATATCATACGGCCTCTATAAACCTCATTTTGATTTCAATACCTCTGAGGCATATGAGCAAAGGATATTCGCTGTACAGGAACTGCAGAAGATGATGCTCAAAGATAAAACTGCAGCAATGTGCAGTCAGTCATGGACTGTTGAAGGGAGCAAACAAAAAGGTGAGCAGATGGTTGCCAGGAACACTAAACTCATGCTCAGGGCCTTCAACGGTGAAAGTGATGCTGCTATAATGAAAGTCAAATGGAACAATGTGCAGAAGATGGAAGAACGGATCAAGAAAGCATTTGAAGCCATCAACAAGCTTGGTGAACCTACGAAGATCCGCATAACTGACAAGTATCTTCAGATGAAACTCGATGAATTGCATCTTGCATACGAGTATCAGGAGAAATTATACCAGGAACGTGAAGAGCAAAGGCAGATACGTGAACAGATGCGAGAAGAAGAGAAGGCACTCAGGGAAGCCGAGAAAGCAAAGAAGGATGCTGAACAGGAAGAGGTTCGCTGGCAAAAAGCACTGGATGAAGCTAAAAAGCAAACGGAAATAGCTACAGGAGAAGAACTATCTGAACTAAATATCAAGATAGCTGACCTACAACAGCAACTCCAGGAAGCCCATGAAAAGAAAGAGAGAGCTCTATCAATGGCACAACAGACCAAGAGAGGCCATGTATACGTAATTTCAAATATCGGTTCTTTTGGAGAAGACGTATACAAGATAGGCATGACCCGCCGGTTGGAACCATTGGATCGCGTAAGAGAGCTGGGGGATGCATCAGTTCCTTTTGAATTCGATGTCCATGCAATTATCTTCTCAGACAATGCTCCGGAGCTGGAGAATAAACTGCATAGGCTCTTTGATGACAGGCGTCTAAATATGGTAAACTACAAGAAAGAGTTCTTTAACGTTGGTATCGAGGAGATCGAGTCGGCTGTGAAGGAAATGCATGGAACATTTGAATTCACGATGATCGCTGAAGCAAAGCAATATAGGGAATCCGTAGCCATCAAGGAAGCAAAAGTGAACGGGAACAATCCCGTTCCACTTGTAGAAAACAAGCTACCTGCTTCTATATGA
- the nikR gene encoding nickel-responsive transcriptional regulator NikR: MEQELMRIGVSLPDNLLTKFDSIIDQRGYSSRSEGIRDAIRSYMTHYEWMTEVQGRRVATITLIYDYMKRGLTGSLTEIQHEYSSVIKTSIITHLDPENCLEVIVLDGDSQDIRSVAEKLMSLKGVKYVKLNTAQPPESNDQIDEESGKNLDLG, translated from the coding sequence ATGGAACAAGAATTAATGAGAATCGGTGTTTCACTTCCTGACAACCTCCTTACTAAATTTGACAGTATCATTGACCAGCGAGGTTATTCATCACGTTCTGAAGGTATAAGGGATGCTATTAGAAGTTACATGACACATTATGAATGGATGACTGAGGTCCAGGGTAGACGTGTTGCCACTATCACATTGATCTACGACTACATGAAACGAGGATTAACCGGCTCCCTTACTGAGATCCAGCATGAATATTCTTCTGTGATCAAAACTTCGATAATAACTCATCTGGACCCAGAAAACTGTCTGGAAGTTATTGTTTTGGATGGAGACAGCCAGGACATCAGATCAGTAGCTGAGAAACTGATGTCACTTAAGGGTGTGAAATATGTAAAATTGAACACAGCACAGCCTCCGGAAAGCAATGATCAAATCGATGAGGAGAGCGGAAAAAACCTCGACTTAGGATAA
- a CDS encoding transposase: MILTKTVILKIVNPDNDLVETMQKYSDGMNYASSVVFQNGKTIGSYKLQNIVYGYLREVIGLKSQMSCNVPRQVSGCYKTLKEQIKERKVIWKEITFSPYSMTLSYKRDFSISQDLVAITTINNGRKPYEIQSYDNAQQYFDGTWKFTASKVVRHKDSNHYFHLSIEKEVSEKELEETSNYMGVDLGINYLAVASTTEKNCRFFAGGHIKDIRNQYKSMRRRLQSKGTLSARRMIKHLSDKKQRLMRDVNHKISKEIVKFVIENKVSLIGLEDLKGIRENKVRKVRKDKRYHQSSWAYRQLQDFIAYKAKEAGIKVHFVDPAHTSQECNRCNHVSNTNRNRLKFICKKCGYENNADLNASMNIERRTRDFGYISLSQGCVSATQTNA, from the coding sequence ATGATCCTGACCAAAACTGTTATTCTAAAAATAGTAAATCCAGATAACGATCTGGTAGAGACCATGCAAAAGTATTCGGATGGAATGAACTATGCTTCTTCTGTTGTTTTTCAGAACGGGAAAACAATTGGTTCTTATAAATTGCAGAATATCGTTTACGGATATCTCCGTGAAGTTATCGGACTGAAATCCCAGATGAGTTGTAACGTCCCAAGACAAGTATCAGGATGCTACAAAACCTTGAAAGAACAGATCAAGGAAAGAAAAGTAATCTGGAAGGAAATAACATTCAGTCCGTATTCGATGACACTATCCTACAAAAGAGATTTTAGTATAAGTCAGGATTTAGTTGCTATTACAACCATTAATAATGGGAGGAAACCATACGAGATACAAAGTTATGATAATGCACAGCAATACTTCGACGGAACATGGAAATTCACAGCATCCAAGGTTGTAAGACATAAGGATAGTAATCATTATTTCCATCTGTCCATTGAAAAGGAAGTTTCAGAAAAAGAACTGGAGGAAACATCCAATTATATGGGTGTTGATCTTGGAATTAACTACCTTGCTGTTGCATCAACCACTGAAAAGAACTGCAGGTTCTTTGCAGGAGGTCATATCAAAGATATCAGAAACCAATACAAGTCAATGCGAAGAAGGTTACAATCGAAGGGAACTTTGTCAGCAAGAAGAATGATCAAACATCTTTCTGATAAAAAACAACGTCTTATGCGAGATGTGAACCACAAGATTTCTAAAGAAATCGTAAAATTCGTCATTGAGAACAAGGTTTCTTTGATCGGGTTAGAGGACCTAAAAGGTATTCGTGAGAACAAAGTAAGGAAAGTTCGTAAAGACAAACGCTATCATCAAAGTAGCTGGGCATATAGACAACTGCAGGATTTCATTGCATACAAAGCAAAAGAAGCAGGAATAAAAGTCCACTTTGTGGACCCTGCTCATACTTCACAGGAATGCAACCGATGTAATCATGTTTCCAATACCAACAGGAATCGGTTGAAATTCATATGTAAAAAATGCGGATATGAGAATAATGCAGATCTGAATGCTTCGATGAATATCGAAAGAAGAACAAGGGATTTCGGGTATATCTCGTTATCTCAGGGGTGTGTGTCAGCCACCCAGACGAATGCATAA
- a CDS encoding RDD family protein: protein MEEIKYAGFWRRFFASLIDDTVIGIVFFLFAMLFALLSPFLIENENVGIVILLMLAVLAMLYYPYFESSAEQATLGKQLMGIIVIDRSGQRISFGKACIRFILKYIGIRFFALGILPILFSENKQALHDLVVDSYVVHR from the coding sequence ATGGAGGAAATAAAATATGCAGGTTTCTGGAGACGTTTTTTTGCATCCCTGATAGATGATACTGTGATTGGAATAGTATTTTTCTTATTCGCAATGTTGTTTGCTTTATTGTCTCCTTTTTTAATTGAGAACGAAAACGTGGGCATAGTTATTCTCCTAATGCTTGCTGTACTTGCCATGCTATACTACCCCTATTTTGAAAGTTCAGCTGAGCAAGCAACATTAGGCAAGCAATTAATGGGTATCATAGTGATAGACCGCTCAGGGCAAAGAATCTCATTCGGAAAAGCCTGCATAAGGTTCATTTTAAAATATATCGGCATCAGATTTTTTGCACTTGGTATTTTGCCCATCCTGTTCAGCGAAAATAAGCAGGCTCTTCATGACCTTGTTGTCGATAGTTATGTGGTTCACAGGTGA
- a CDS encoding ABC transporter permease, with the protein MIQTLYYLERDFRRWIRGRINVISSLVMPAAWLIFVGLALPIRFTDNYLDFITPGILVLTMLGASLQGGALLMFDKVLGFLPKFLAMPAPRETILFGKIFFITLRGLLQSTVILIIAVILGAHFLDPLLLIQTYLILMIFGVLLSSAMTTVALVLEDHDSYAAFNSMVSMPLFFTSSALMPYDQMPSWLAAIARFNPVSYAIDGVRALQAGIFPVNTFVGLVVGAAIILAVSMHVFRKATV; encoded by the coding sequence ATGATCCAGACACTTTATTATCTCGAACGTGATTTCAGACGATGGATACGCGGCAGGATCAATGTGATCTCTTCCCTTGTGATGCCAGCAGCATGGCTTATATTTGTCGGGCTTGCCCTTCCTATACGTTTTACGGACAATTACCTTGATTTTATAACGCCAGGTATCCTTGTGCTCACCATGCTTGGTGCTTCCCTGCAGGGAGGAGCTCTTCTGATGTTCGACAAGGTGCTGGGTTTTCTGCCCAAGTTCCTTGCTATGCCTGCCCCGCGTGAGACCATTTTATTTGGAAAGATCTTTTTTATAACCCTAAGAGGATTGCTTCAGTCAACGGTTATTCTGATCATTGCCGTGATCCTTGGAGCACATTTCCTTGATCCGCTGCTTCTAATCCAGACATACCTGATTCTCATGATCTTTGGAGTTCTGCTTTCATCAGCAATGACAACTGTTGCCCTTGTCCTTGAAGACCATGATTCCTATGCAGCATTTAACTCAATGGTATCTATGCCGCTGTTCTTCACAAGCAGTGCTCTGATGCCATATGACCAGATGCCATCATGGCTTGCTGCAATTGCCAGATTCAATCCGGTAAGCTATGCCATAGATGGTGTTCGTGCACTGCAGGCAGGAATTTTCCCTGTCAATACTTTCGTGGGACTGGTGGTTGGTGCTGCCATTATACTTGCAGTGAGTATGCATGTATTCAGGAAGGCTACTGTATGA
- a CDS encoding ATP-binding cassette domain-containing protein, giving the protein MSAIEITGLTKSFGDLKAVNEMDLSIDREIFGLLGPNGSGKTTTVKMLTTILSPTSGDASICGHSITKEPRMVRDRISYVPQDMAVDPKLTGRENVIFFAKLYGVKRPRDIADEALAKMELGDRADDLARTYSGGMRRRLELAQALVHDPEVLFLDEPTIGLDVAGRKKIWEHIIDLKDNGMTVFVTTHYMDEADYACDRVGIIDHGVVVANDSPEALKSHCCNDIIAIRADGEYRGTVIEGVKFIGQQEDELKFETTPGGETGFALTRELADAGMKVKSFSIRQPTLDDVFLSLVAEQEDTGAFDYQRFRTMLRRRG; this is encoded by the coding sequence ATGAGTGCTATTGAAATAACCGGGCTGACTAAAAGTTTTGGCGATCTGAAAGCTGTTAATGAAATGGATCTTTCCATTGACCGCGAGATCTTCGGTCTGCTCGGACCGAATGGTTCAGGGAAGACAACAACGGTTAAGATGCTGACAACTATCCTTTCTCCTACTTCAGGCGATGCATCCATCTGCGGTCATTCAATTACCAAAGAACCGCGGATGGTGAGGGACAGGATAAGTTATGTTCCTCAGGACATGGCTGTTGACCCGAAGCTGACAGGCCGGGAAAATGTTATCTTTTTTGCAAAGCTCTACGGTGTAAAAAGACCACGGGATATAGCTGATGAGGCTCTTGCAAAGATGGAGCTCGGTGACCGGGCCGATGATCTTGCAAGGACTTATTCAGGCGGTATGCGCAGAAGACTTGAACTTGCACAGGCTCTTGTTCATGATCCTGAAGTTCTCTTTCTGGACGAGCCGACAATAGGGCTTGATGTCGCAGGTCGGAAAAAGATCTGGGAACACATCATCGATCTGAAGGATAACGGAATGACAGTATTTGTGACAACACATTACATGGACGAGGCTGATTATGCCTGTGACAGGGTAGGAATTATCGATCACGGTGTTGTGGTCGCGAATGATTCGCCGGAAGCACTGAAATCTCATTGCTGCAATGATATCATTGCCATCAGAGCAGATGGAGAATACAGGGGCACTGTTATTGAAGGAGTAAAGTTCATTGGACAACAGGAAGATGAGCTCAAATTTGAAACCACTCCGGGAGGAGAAACGGGCTTTGCTCTTACGCGTGAGCTTGCCGATGCCGGAATGAAAGTAAAGTCTTTTTCAATAAGGCAACCAACCCTGGATGATGTTTTTCTTTCCCTGGTTGCAGAACAGGAAGATACCGGAGCATTTGACTACCAGAGGTTCAGGACAATGCTCAGGAGGAGAGGATGA
- a CDS encoding cobaltochelatase subunit CobN translates to MRTLAAELRRVVTTKLLNPAWIEGMKRHGYKGAGDIAKRVGTVYGWEASTGEVDDRIFDEITKTFVLNQENRDFFEKENPFAFEEIGRRLLEAQSRGLWNPDPEVAEGLREAYLEAEGWLEDRLDGTDGPVQGGSIDIMTVSEVREKKNKN, encoded by the coding sequence GTGCGCACCCTGGCTGCAGAATTGCGCAGGGTTGTGACAACAAAGCTCCTAAATCCTGCCTGGATAGAAGGAATGAAACGCCATGGATACAAAGGAGCAGGAGATATTGCAAAACGGGTAGGTACCGTCTATGGATGGGAAGCTTCTACAGGTGAAGTCGATGACAGGATATTCGATGAGATCACCAAGACTTTCGTCCTAAATCAGGAGAACCGGGATTTCTTTGAAAAAGAGAATCCATTTGCATTTGAGGAGATCGGAAGAAGACTTCTTGAAGCACAAAGCCGCGGTTTGTGGAACCCGGACCCAGAAGTTGCAGAAGGACTAAGAGAAGCATATCTGGAAGCGGAAGGATGGCTTGAGGACAGATTAGATGGGACTGATGGGCCGGTTCAGGGCGGAAGTATTGACATAATGACCGTCAGTGAAGTGCGTGAAAAGAAAAATAAAAATTGA